One genomic region from Streptomyces sp. NBC_01304 encodes:
- a CDS encoding alpha/beta hydrolase: MAVSGLTRRALLRGSAVAVAAVAVGGAGVSMAYAADDAPVSLPAATGPYAVGTRTIHLTDDHRSDPFAPEGTSPPRELMIQVWYAAGSTYGLRRAPYLSAGLVPVVEKRFTLPEGALARVRTESWLNAPVHHELRDAPVVFFGPGRQDPAATGTAFAQDLASHGYLVIGVNHTYDGPVEFPDGRVVPQNPGTGDVALLRKYSDVRAADLSFVLDVLAGERGATPLGRFTPPADLGRVGVFGHSLGGSAAAEVVRTDGRFAVGACLDGALQTDAVQTGLDRPFLLFTEPLELPTWSDFMAHHTAWGRRMILAGARHYSFTDLAPLGVSLGLAQVWSAEQFAKYFGAVDGVRSQAVTAAYVRAYFAHRLRGEASVSPSLDGVDADFPEVAVSWVSGG, translated from the coding sequence ATGGCTGTCTCCGGGCTCACCCGGCGGGCGCTGCTCCGTGGTTCCGCCGTCGCGGTGGCCGCGGTCGCCGTCGGCGGGGCCGGGGTGAGCATGGCGTACGCGGCCGACGACGCGCCGGTGTCACTGCCGGCTGCGACCGGCCCGTACGCCGTCGGCACCCGCACCATCCACCTGACCGACGACCACCGCAGCGACCCCTTCGCACCCGAAGGCACCAGCCCGCCCCGCGAGTTGATGATCCAGGTCTGGTACGCCGCCGGTTCGACGTACGGCCTGCGACGCGCGCCCTACCTGAGCGCGGGACTCGTGCCCGTCGTGGAGAAGCGCTTCACGCTTCCCGAGGGTGCGCTGGCCCGCGTACGCACCGAGTCCTGGCTGAACGCGCCCGTCCACCACGAACTGCGCGACGCGCCCGTGGTGTTCTTCGGGCCCGGCCGCCAGGACCCGGCCGCGACCGGCACCGCGTTCGCGCAGGACCTGGCCAGTCACGGCTATCTGGTGATCGGCGTCAACCACACCTATGACGGTCCGGTCGAGTTCCCCGACGGCCGGGTCGTTCCGCAGAACCCGGGCACGGGTGACGTGGCGCTGTTGCGCAAGTACTCGGACGTACGCGCGGCCGACCTGAGCTTCGTCCTCGACGTGCTCGCGGGGGAGCGGGGTGCGACGCCGCTGGGCCGCTTCACGCCGCCGGCCGACCTGGGGCGGGTCGGGGTCTTCGGGCACTCGCTCGGTGGGTCCGCCGCCGCCGAAGTCGTCCGTACGGACGGGAGGTTCGCGGTCGGGGCCTGCCTGGACGGGGCGCTCCAGACGGATGCCGTCCAGACCGGTCTGGACCGGCCGTTCCTGCTCTTCACCGAGCCGCTCGAGCTGCCCACGTGGAGCGACTTCATGGCGCATCACACTGCGTGGGGGCGGCGGATGATTCTTGCCGGGGCTCGGCATTACAGCTTTACGGATCTGGCTCCGTTGGGGGTTTCGCTGGGGTTGGCGCAGGTGTGGTCGGCCGAGCAGTTCGCGAAGTACTTCGGGGCTGTTGACGGGGTTCGGTCGCAGGCGGTTACGGCCGCGTATGTCCGGGCGTACTTCGCGCACCGCCTGCGTGGCGAGGCTTCTGTGTCGCCCTCGTTGGACGGAGTGGATGCGGACTTCCCGGAGGTTGCGGTGAGTTGGGTGTCCGGCGGCTGA